The sequence ggggacaccgtggggggTGGCACCAGGTTATGGGGTCACCGTGGGGTGGTGGCACCGGGACCTATGGGTCCTATGGGGTGGTGACACTGGGAtatggggtccccatggggtggTGGCACCAGGTTATGGGGTCCTATGGGGTGGTGACACTGGGAtatggggtccccatggggtggTGGCACCAGGTTATGGGGTCCTATGGGGTGGTGACACTGGGAtatggggtccccatggggtggTGACATCGGGATATGGGGTCACCGTGGGGTGGTGGCACCTGGGGTAATGGGTTCTATGGGGTGGTGGCACCAGGATCtatggggtccccatggggtggTGGCACCGGGACCTATGGGTGCTATGGGGTGGTGACACCAAAATATGGGGGTCACCATGGGGTGGTGACACCAGGTTATGGGGTCCCAATGgggtggtggcactgggatATGGGGTCACCATGGGGTGGTGGCACCCGGGGTAATGGGTTCTATGGGGTGGTGGCACCAGAACCTATGGTGTCACCATGGGGTGGTGGCACCAAGACCTATGGGTGCTATGGGGTGGTGACACCAAGATATGGGGGTCCCAATGGGATGGTGGCAATGGGAtatggggtccccatggggtggTGGCACCAGGTTATGGGGTCACCGTGGGGTGGTGGCACCAGGTtatggggtccccatggggtggTGGCACCAGGATATGGGGTCACCGTGGGGTGGTGGCACCTGGGGTAATGGGTTCTATGGGGTGGTGGCACCGGGATATGGGGTCACCATGGGGTGGTGGCACCTGGGGTTATGGGTCCCATGGGGTGGCGACACCAGGACCTATGGCTTTTATGGGGTGCTGGCCCCAAGTTATGGGATCCCCACGGGCTGTAGgcgaccccagcccccccgggagcccccacCTCAccctgtgtgtgtgtcccccgtcccccgtccccccccccccccagccccatggcgtCCCCGGTGGCCCTGTCGCGGTGTCCCCCGGGCGTCCCGCTGGCTGTGGGCGCTGCGCCCGGCGGTTGCGGGgccgcggcgcggggcgggccaCAACCGCTGGTCCAAGGTGCGCAACGTCAAGGGCCCGCGCGACGCCGCCCGCAGCCGCCTCTTCCAGCGCCTCGGCCTCCTCCTGCGCACGGCCGCACGCGGTGGGTGGATCCCCGGATCCCCTTTTCCCCCGGATCCCCTTTTCCCCCGGATCCCCTTTTCCCCTGGATCCCCACCCCCCGGATCCCCTTTTCCCCAGATCACCACCCCCTGGATCCCCTTTTCCCCGGATCCCCTTTTCCCCAGATCCCCACCCCCTGGatccccttttcccccagaTCCCCTTTTCCCCAGGATCCCCTTTTCCCCGGATCCCCTTTTTCCCCGGATCCCCACCCCCTGGatccccttttcccccagaTCCCCTTTTCCCCCGGATCCCCTTTTCCCCTGGATCCCCTTTTCCCCTGGATCCCCTTGTTCCCCGGATCCCCTTTTCCCCCGGATCCCCTTTTCCCCAGGATCCCTTTTTCCCCAGATCCTGTTTTCCCTGGATCCCCACCCCCTGGATCCCCTTTTCCCCCGGatccccttttcccccagaTCCCCTTTTCCCCTGGATTCCCTTTTTCCCCAGATCCCGTTTTCCCCAGATCCCCACCCCCTGGATCCCCTTTTCCCCCGGatccccttttcccccagaTCCCCTTTTCCCCAGGATCCCTTTTTCCCCAGATCCTGTTTTCCCTGGATCCCCACCCCCTGGATCCCCTTTCCCCCCGGATCCCCTTTTCCCCTGGATCCCTTTCCCCGGatccccttttcccccagaGCGCCTTTCCCCCGGATCCCCTTTTCCACTGGATCCCCACCCCACAGATCCTCCAGGATCTCCTGATGATCCCTGGGATCCTAAAGACCTCTCCACCCCACAGatccccccccaggacctccccaccccatagatcccccccAGGATCTCTCCatcccaaatcccccaggatcTCCCAAGGATCCCAGGGATCCCAAAgacctccccaccccacagatcccccccaggacctccccaccccacagaTGCCCCCCCGCCAGGacctccccaccccacaccctcCACGATCTCCCGAGGATCCCAAAGACCTCTCCACCCCACAGATCCCCACCCAGGACCTCCccaccccatagatcccccccAGGATCtctccaccccaaatcccccaggatcTCCCGAGGATCCCAGGGATCCCAAAgacctccccaccccacagatccccccccaggacctccctCCGCCCCACAGATCCCCCCGTAAGGTCCTTTGGgatctcgggggggggggtctccccacctcccaggaccccaccccaaatcccccccccccctttcaccCCCTTTCTCCCCGCAGAGGGGGGCCCGGACCCGGCGCTCAACGCCCACTTGGCCAACGTGGTGGAGCAGTGCCGGGCCAAGAACATGCCCAAGGCCTCCATCGAGGCCGCCATCCGCGGCGCGGTAGGTCCCGGcgggggattttggggcccCGTCGCCCCACAACTTGTAGGGCAGACCCCCAACCCCATCGtcctcaccccccaccccccgtccAAGGAgagagcggcggcggcgacgCGGGTCGTCTACGAAGCCCGAGGCGCCGGCGGGTGGGCGCTGCTCCTGGAGGTCCTCACCGACAACCCGCGGCGGAGCCAGCACGAGATCCGCCTCCTCCTCGCCCGCAACGGGTTCGTGGCCCCTCGGGGGGGCGCCGAGGCCGGGACGTGGAGGCCCCGCGCCCGTCGGGTTTCGAGGCTGAGCCTcgattttttattatttatttttatttttatttatttattttttttcgttttttgtttattttttttttccaccagggCCGCCATGGCCGACGGCGCCCGGCACGGCTTCGAGCAGAAGGGGGTGGTGCGCGTGGCCCCCCGGGACCTGCGGGGGAGCCCCGTCTCGCTGGAGGCCGCCCTGGAGGCCGCGGTGGAGGCCGGAGCTCAGGACGTTtgccgggaggaggaggaggagga comes from Anser cygnoides isolate HZ-2024a breed goose chromosome 28, Taihu_goose_T2T_genome, whole genome shotgun sequence and encodes:
- the TACO1 gene encoding translational activator of cytochrome c oxidase 1 codes for the protein MPKASIEAAIRGAERAAAATRVVYEARGAGGWALLLEVLTDNPRRSQHEIRLLLARNGAAMADGARHGFEQKGVVRVAPRDLRGSPVSLEAALEAAVEAGAQDVCREEEEEEEEEEEEEAALKFICETSSLRAVRERLEASGLRPLSATIEYLPRDRVALPEGTREEAERLLQALGDYPDVVNIYHNIQ